The proteins below come from a single Rhodohalobacter sp. SW132 genomic window:
- the miaA gene encoding tRNA (adenosine(37)-N6)-dimethylallyltransferase MiaA, translated as MKQRIMIAGATASGKSSLAVALAEQIGGEIISVDSRQCYRQINVGTAKPTQEQLDAVQHFNISNLDLDEEDSAMQFHSRAETWADEIESRGNTVIYCGGSTLHLQSLVRPLDDMPSSNRENIKQLEAELDQHGVDALFKKLQQVDPEYAEKADGTNHRRIIRALDVWMQTGKPFSSYHTKNKFRQPDNIQVFATHWPRKILHQRIEERCDEMIKNGLVEETKSILAKGYSPELQALQTVGYKQVIQYLNGEIDREQMIKDFKTATRRYAKRQITWLRRWPFLTWLDCSKHSRSELIETIQHQVAADVNKG; from the coding sequence ATGAAACAGCGAATAATGATCGCCGGGGCGACGGCATCGGGAAAAAGTTCTCTGGCTGTAGCACTTGCTGAGCAGATTGGCGGTGAAATTATCTCCGTGGATTCGCGTCAGTGTTACAGGCAAATCAACGTTGGAACGGCGAAACCGACGCAAGAGCAGCTCGATGCGGTTCAGCACTTCAACATTTCTAACCTCGATCTCGATGAAGAAGATTCCGCCATGCAGTTTCACAGCCGTGCAGAAACGTGGGCAGATGAGATTGAATCGCGTGGCAACACGGTGATCTACTGCGGCGGCAGCACCTTGCATCTGCAGAGCCTGGTTCGTCCGCTGGATGACATGCCCTCATCAAACCGGGAAAATATTAAACAGCTTGAAGCGGAACTGGATCAGCACGGGGTTGACGCCCTTTTTAAAAAACTGCAGCAGGTTGATCCCGAATACGCCGAAAAAGCCGACGGCACCAACCACCGGCGGATCATCCGTGCTTTGGATGTCTGGATGCAGACCGGGAAGCCGTTTTCTTCCTATCACACCAAAAACAAATTCCGGCAGCCGGATAATATCCAGGTTTTTGCCACGCACTGGCCGCGAAAAATACTCCATCAAAGAATTGAGGAGCGTTGTGATGAGATGATTAAAAACGGCCTTGTTGAGGAGACAAAATCAATTCTGGCCAAAGGATATTCCCCGGAACTTCAGGCGCTGCAAACGGTAGGTTACAAACAGGTGATTCAATATCTGAATGGAGAAATCGACCGCGAACAGATGATCAAAGATTTTAAAACGGCAACCCGGCGCTATGCCAAGAGGCAGATCACCTGGCTGCGGCGATGGCCGTTTCTCACGTGGCTCGACTGCAGCAAACATAGCCGGAGCGAACTTATCGAAACGATTCAACATCAGGTAGCGGCTGACGTGAATAAAGGTTAA
- the mgtE gene encoding magnesium transporter yields the protein MILEPDILQSYRETFEAHLAENKIDEAVISAQNISAGRVAQVLTNRDYNVIIPFLEKADQKQAGQILAHFSPEMSVEVLEQMDPKIGSTLLDDIPIDHAADIMQLMDQDEASELFSMINPNLEAMIRDLMRYESGTVGAVMNSHFTAVKKGASIADTMLAIKDAPVQIENKNYVFVVNKKGTPEGVISMKDLIRTNPKKLVDEIMTQNVVAVYTDDDALESAQLLRNRRFQMLPVLNEEDRIAGVLLLDDAIEILSENMADMFMHIGAASADESFYTPPLGSVKKRLPWMAGNVFLNLGAVAVIASFEATIEAIAALAIFLPMITDMGGNVGIQALSVSIRSIALGEVRLSEYWRAAKKEIVVGLINGLALGALFAVIAYIVQANMILGLVAGAALGINVLVAGIVGGTLPFLIKRWGGDPAMMTGPVLTTITDITGVTIYLGLSTYFLMSLVGG from the coding sequence ATGATTCTTGAACCGGATATTCTTCAATCCTACCGCGAAACTTTTGAAGCGCATCTTGCTGAAAACAAAATTGATGAAGCAGTAATCAGCGCCCAAAACATTTCAGCAGGTCGGGTTGCACAGGTGCTTACCAATCGTGATTACAATGTAATAATTCCATTCCTGGAAAAAGCCGATCAAAAACAGGCCGGGCAAATCCTGGCTCATTTCTCACCGGAAATGTCCGTTGAGGTTCTGGAACAGATGGATCCGAAAATTGGCTCTACACTGCTTGATGACATCCCGATCGATCATGCCGCCGATATTATGCAGCTCATGGATCAGGATGAAGCCTCAGAGCTTTTCAGCATGATCAACCCGAACCTGGAGGCGATGATTCGTGACCTGATGCGCTACGAATCAGGTACGGTTGGCGCGGTGATGAACTCCCATTTTACAGCTGTGAAAAAGGGGGCGAGTATTGCGGATACAATGCTTGCCATAAAAGATGCACCGGTGCAGATTGAGAATAAAAATTACGTTTTTGTTGTGAATAAAAAGGGGACACCCGAAGGCGTTATATCCATGAAAGACCTGATCCGCACCAACCCTAAAAAGCTTGTGGATGAAATCATGACTCAAAATGTGGTTGCGGTGTACACTGATGACGATGCTCTGGAATCCGCTCAGCTGCTCAGAAATCGCCGGTTCCAGATGCTTCCTGTTTTGAATGAAGAAGATCGCATCGCTGGCGTGCTTCTGCTGGACGATGCGATTGAAATTTTATCAGAAAATATGGCCGATATGTTTATGCATATAGGTGCTGCTTCTGCTGACGAATCGTTTTATACACCGCCGCTTGGATCCGTGAAAAAGCGCCTGCCGTGGATGGCCGGTAATGTGTTTCTGAACCTTGGTGCAGTTGCGGTTATCGCCTCTTTTGAAGCAACCATCGAGGCCATTGCCGCTCTGGCTATTTTTCTTCCAATGATTACCGACATGGGCGGAAACGTGGGTATCCAGGCGCTATCGGTTTCGATTCGGAGTATCGCCTTGGGAGAAGTTCGTCTCAGCGAATACTGGCGGGCAGCAAAGAAGGAGATTGTCGTTGGGCTGATTAACGGGCTTGCACTTGGTGCGCTGTTCGCAGTGATTGCATATATCGTTCAGGCCAATATGATACTCGGCCTGGTTGCCGGCGCCGCGCTTGGAATTAACGTGCTCGTTGCCGGAATTGTAGGAGGTACGCTCCCCTTTCTCATCAAACGGTGGGGCGGCGATCCCGCAATGATGACCGGCCCGGTACTGACGACCATTACCGATATCACCGGTGTGACGATCTACCTGGGACTGAGTACGTATTTTCTGATGAGTTTAGTGGGCGGGTAA
- a CDS encoding M42 family metallopeptidase has translation MDLELLKKIVETPGAPGHETPIRKVIEEQIKPHVDEVFTDPIGNLIARKKGDGPRVMMAAHMDEISLITTHTDDNGFIRFSTLGGFDPETLVNQRVWVHGTETVPGVIGGKPIHTQTDEQKKAKTKLKNLFIDTGLSGDRVKEIVRDGSTVTRMGELMELGDCLTGKSLDNRISVFILIEALKQAASTNADIYAVFTVQEEVGIRGARVAAQRIQPEIGIALDTTIANDLPGSGDHEACTKLGKGTAIKVMDKSVICTPSLVEFLEELAGRNNITHQREVLTAGGTDTSGMQYLVGIGSHVSCISTPTRYIHSTVETVSKTDVEEGIKLTTACIESIGGYSM, from the coding sequence ATGGACCTCGAACTCCTGAAAAAAATCGTGGAAACTCCCGGAGCACCGGGGCACGAAACGCCCATCCGAAAAGTCATTGAGGAGCAGATTAAACCTCACGTGGATGAAGTTTTCACTGATCCGATCGGCAACCTGATTGCCCGCAAAAAAGGGGATGGTCCCAGGGTGATGATGGCTGCGCATATGGACGAAATTTCGCTCATCACTACCCATACCGACGACAACGGCTTTATCCGGTTCTCTACACTGGGCGGGTTTGATCCCGAGACGCTGGTCAACCAGCGGGTTTGGGTACACGGCACAGAAACCGTTCCCGGAGTAATCGGCGGCAAACCGATCCACACGCAGACCGATGAGCAGAAGAAAGCAAAAACGAAACTGAAAAATTTGTTTATCGATACGGGCCTTTCAGGGGATCGGGTGAAAGAGATTGTGCGCGATGGCTCCACCGTTACGCGGATGGGTGAACTGATGGAACTGGGTGACTGCCTGACCGGCAAATCGCTCGATAACCGAATTTCTGTATTTATTCTGATTGAAGCCCTGAAACAGGCCGCATCAACAAATGCTGATATTTACGCTGTTTTCACCGTTCAGGAGGAGGTCGGCATCCGGGGCGCACGTGTTGCAGCGCAGCGCATCCAGCCGGAAATCGGCATCGCACTCGACACCACGATTGCCAATGATCTGCCCGGATCGGGAGATCATGAAGCGTGTACAAAACTCGGCAAGGGCACCGCTATTAAAGTGATGGACAAAAGTGTGATCTGCACGCCATCGCTTGTAGAATTTCTTGAAGAGCTGGCCGGCAGAAATAACATTACTCACCAGCGTGAAGTATTAACAGCTGGCGGCACCGACACCTCCGGCATGCAGTATCTTGTTGGAATCGGCAGCCATGTTTCCTGTATTTCCACACCCACCCGCTACATCCACAGTACGGTTGAGACCGTATCGAAGACGGATGTTGAAGAGGGCATCAAGCTCACCACGGCCTGCATTGAATCGATCGGCGGCTACTCCATGTAA
- a CDS encoding Gfo/Idh/MocA family protein: protein MAQNISRKDFLVRAGSALAVSSIGFPSIIIPRKNEKLGVALVGLGNYSTNQLAPGLQETEHCELRGIVTGSPEKIPVWQERYGIKDSNVYNYENMHQIANNDDIDIVYIVLPNNMHAEYSIIGAEAGKHVWCEKPMAMNAEECREMIRAAERNRVQLTIGYRMQHEPNTQTIIGYGQDETYGEITEIRSGGGFNGGFLEGTWRTVANMGGGAMYDMGVYPLNAARYSSGMEPVAVRAKQWTDRTDIFPNVDEHMDFDLEFPDGMIANCKTSFGNNMNYLEVDCTDGWYRLEPFLSYTGVQGETSSGTELPEDPNHQQARQMDNDALAIKNSTQPVVPGEEGLADMVVVDAIFKSAANGNEWVEL, encoded by the coding sequence ATGGCGCAAAACATTTCCCGTAAAGATTTTTTGGTCAGGGCAGGATCGGCACTGGCAGTTTCATCCATAGGTTTTCCATCCATCATTATTCCCCGAAAAAATGAGAAACTGGGAGTAGCCCTGGTGGGGCTTGGGAATTATAGTACCAACCAGCTGGCCCCCGGTCTTCAGGAGACAGAACACTGTGAACTTCGCGGAATTGTCACTGGTTCACCCGAGAAAATTCCGGTTTGGCAGGAGCGGTATGGCATAAAAGACAGCAACGTCTATAATTATGAGAATATGCACCAGATCGCTAATAATGATGATATTGATATCGTGTATATCGTCCTGCCGAACAATATGCACGCTGAATACTCAATCATAGGGGCCGAAGCGGGTAAACACGTATGGTGCGAAAAGCCGATGGCTATGAATGCTGAGGAGTGCAGGGAAATGATACGTGCGGCCGAAAGAAACAGGGTGCAATTGACCATTGGTTACAGAATGCAGCACGAACCCAACACCCAAACCATCATAGGGTATGGCCAAGACGAAACCTATGGCGAGATTACAGAGATTCGCTCCGGTGGCGGATTTAACGGAGGCTTTCTGGAAGGGACCTGGCGAACGGTTGCCAATATGGGCGGTGGTGCCATGTACGATATGGGCGTTTATCCGCTGAATGCAGCCCGTTACTCTTCCGGAATGGAACCGGTTGCCGTTCGTGCAAAACAGTGGACTGACAGGACCGATATATTTCCCAATGTGGATGAACACATGGATTTTGATCTTGAATTTCCTGACGGAATGATTGCAAACTGTAAAACCAGTTTCGGTAATAACATGAACTATCTTGAGGTCGACTGCACGGATGGCTGGTATCGGCTGGAACCATTTTTATCTTATACTGGCGTCCAGGGAGAAACCAGCAGCGGCACAGAGCTTCCTGAAGATCCCAATCATCAGCAGGCGCGCCAGATGGATAACGATGCCCTTGCCATCAAAAACAGCACACAACCTGTCGTACCGGGCGAGGAAGGGCTGGCCGATATGGTTGTTGTGGATGCCATTTTTAAATCTGCTGCCAATGGCAATGAATGGGTTGAGTTGTAA
- a CDS encoding gluconate 2-dehydrogenase subunit 3 family protein codes for MLKYTALITGGALSASFTSVFLSGCSKPETDTSELHFFGEDAFERVSLMADTILPRTDSPSATDVNVHHTIDTMIGLVFDMDFKTSFREQWEELELFLDDRNFLNLSQSERVELVRSIELNNGVCTSSAKRAYTELKQQTIAYYLTTEEIGKNYLNYLPIPGDYRPTITIDEVNNRAWTI; via the coding sequence ATGCTCAAATACACCGCCCTTATAACAGGCGGTGCCCTTTCCGCTTCTTTTACATCGGTTTTTTTATCCGGCTGCTCAAAGCCGGAAACAGACACGTCTGAACTGCACTTTTTCGGAGAAGATGCATTTGAACGGGTTTCTTTGATGGCCGATACAATCCTTCCGCGAACCGACAGCCCCTCCGCAACGGATGTGAACGTTCATCATACCATTGATACCATGATAGGCCTGGTATTCGATATGGATTTTAAAACCAGCTTCAGAGAACAGTGGGAAGAGCTAGAACTCTTTCTTGACGACCGGAATTTTTTGAATCTGAGCCAATCGGAGCGGGTAGAACTGGTGCGGAGTATCGAGTTGAACAACGGAGTTTGCACATCATCCGCTAAACGTGCGTATACAGAGCTTAAACAGCAGACGATTGCGTATTATCTGACAACCGAGGAGATCGGTAAAAATTATCTCAACTACCTTCCCATACCGGGAGATTACAGACCCACTATAACCATTGATGAAGTAAATAACAGAGCCTGGACGATATAA
- a CDS encoding GMC oxidoreductase: MEKSDSKDFDAIVIGSGISGGYAAMELCKKGYKTIVLERGRMVRHGEYPTANDDIWELPYQNRVPREEIEQHYNKQDRLPWWVRQDNKHWINKDDEYPYEEDARFDWIRGHHVGGRSLMWGRHCYRFSDLDFEANKKEGIAIDWPIRYADIEPWYDYVEPFVGISGQAEGLKQVPDGKFLKPFPLNAAEQHLRESVAQKYPGRVVTPGRVANLSEYDPEVHKGNRGQCVVRDRCWRGCPFGAYFSSQSATLPVAEETGNLTVRPFSIVKEIVYDEDSGNATGVRLIDAESKEEIEISARIIFCCASTVGSTAILLNSRSEAFPNGLGNSSGELGHNMMDHHYGMGAAGILPKLEDSYYSGRKPVGFYIPRFTNLDEETKQSDYLRGFGYQGSAQRIPEYPEGVIGEELKEIIFQPGSWQIRMTCFGELLPYHENRMYLNFNKTDQYGIPIITFDAKLRENEEKLREHGVQCAVEMLEAAGCVNITSSNNATAVGACIHEMGTARMGHDPDTSVLNRWNQLHEVPNVFVTDGSCMTSAGTQNPSITYMALTARAVDYADSQISNGTL; encoded by the coding sequence ATGGAAAAATCAGATTCAAAAGATTTTGATGCTATTGTAATTGGTTCGGGAATCAGCGGCGGTTATGCAGCCATGGAGCTCTGTAAGAAGGGATACAAAACCATTGTACTCGAACGCGGACGCATGGTAAGGCACGGAGAGTATCCTACGGCAAACGATGACATTTGGGAGCTCCCTTATCAAAACAGGGTACCCCGTGAAGAAATTGAGCAGCACTATAATAAACAGGACCGGCTCCCCTGGTGGGTTCGTCAGGATAATAAGCACTGGATCAATAAAGATGATGAATATCCATATGAGGAAGATGCGCGTTTTGACTGGATTCGCGGCCATCATGTAGGCGGCCGTTCACTGATGTGGGGGCGGCACTGCTATCGCTTCAGTGATCTTGATTTTGAAGCCAATAAAAAAGAGGGAATTGCCATCGACTGGCCGATTCGCTATGCAGATATTGAGCCGTGGTACGACTATGTAGAGCCTTTTGTTGGCATCAGCGGTCAGGCAGAGGGATTGAAGCAGGTTCCCGACGGAAAATTTTTAAAACCCTTCCCCCTGAACGCGGCTGAACAGCATTTGCGGGAATCCGTAGCGCAAAAATACCCCGGCCGTGTGGTAACACCCGGGCGTGTCGCAAACCTTTCGGAATATGATCCCGAAGTGCATAAAGGAAATCGGGGACAGTGCGTTGTGCGTGACCGCTGCTGGCGCGGCTGCCCGTTCGGTGCTTATTTCAGCAGTCAGTCGGCTACTCTGCCGGTTGCTGAGGAGACAGGAAATCTAACGGTTCGCCCGTTCAGTATTGTGAAAGAGATCGTTTATGATGAAGATTCCGGAAATGCCACCGGTGTTCGTTTGATTGATGCCGAATCCAAAGAAGAGATTGAAATATCAGCGAGAATTATTTTTTGCTGCGCCAGTACGGTGGGATCTACAGCAATTTTACTGAACAGCCGCTCAGAAGCGTTTCCCAACGGGCTGGGCAATTCAAGCGGTGAACTGGGCCATAACATGATGGACCACCATTATGGAATGGGTGCAGCGGGAATCCTTCCTAAGCTGGAAGATTCCTATTACTCGGGCCGCAAGCCTGTTGGGTTTTATATCCCGAGGTTTACAAACCTGGATGAAGAGACAAAACAGAGTGATTATTTGCGTGGATTCGGTTACCAGGGTTCAGCCCAGCGAATTCCCGAATATCCGGAGGGTGTGATTGGTGAAGAGCTGAAAGAGATCATCTTTCAGCCGGGATCCTGGCAAATCAGGATGACCTGTTTTGGTGAGCTGCTCCCTTATCATGAAAATCGAATGTACCTCAATTTCAATAAAACCGATCAGTACGGCATTCCCATCATCACGTTTGATGCTAAACTGCGTGAGAATGAGGAGAAACTTCGCGAGCACGGGGTTCAGTGCGCGGTAGAGATGCTGGAAGCCGCAGGATGTGTGAATATTACATCAAGCAACAACGCCACTGCAGTTGGAGCCTGCATTCACGAAATGGGTACCGCACGAATGGGGCACGACCCGGATACGAGCGTACTGAATCGCTGGAATCAGCTGCATGAAGTTCCCAACGTTTTTGTGACGGACGGCTCCTGTATGACCAGCGCCGGAACTCAAAACCCAAGCATCACCTACATGGCACTTACTGCCCGGGCCGTGGATTATGCAGATAGCCAGATATCGAACGGTACTTTATAA
- a CDS encoding rhodanese-like domain-containing protein: MQETTVVELKKRQDSGDSFTLLDVREHHEVHISKIENSTLIPLDDLPSQLDELDKNQEIVVMCRSGARSAKACTLLMENGFDQVSNLKGGINEWSKKIDPSLPVY, encoded by the coding sequence ATGCAGGAAACCACTGTAGTAGAACTGAAGAAAAGACAAGATTCCGGAGATTCATTTACTCTGCTTGATGTCCGTGAGCATCATGAAGTGCACATCTCAAAAATCGAAAATAGTACACTGATCCCGCTTGATGATCTCCCCTCCCAACTGGATGAGCTCGATAAAAACCAGGAAATCGTAGTTATGTGTCGTTCCGGCGCCCGAAGTGCAAAAGCCTGCACCCTGCTAATGGAGAACGGGTTTGACCAGGTTTCAAACCTGAAAGGCGGAATTAACGAGTGGTCTAAAAAAATTGACCCGTCGCTGCCTGTCTACTAA
- a CDS encoding ATP-dependent Clp protease adaptor ClpS, translating to MIHPFHLHRMQAGEQSPKKAPEVEVMVATEEEESEATPWRLILYDDDVHTFDEVINQLIKALSCSHEKAEEITLKVHNDGKALVYEGAFEECLKINSVLQEIQLITEIKG from the coding sequence ATGATACATCCCTTTCACTTACATAGGATGCAGGCAGGGGAGCAATCCCCCAAAAAAGCACCTGAAGTGGAGGTTATGGTTGCAACGGAGGAGGAGGAATCGGAAGCCACTCCCTGGCGGCTGATTCTTTACGATGATGACGTCCACACATTCGACGAGGTGATCAATCAGCTCATCAAAGCATTGAGCTGCAGCCACGAAAAGGCGGAAGAGATCACCCTGAAAGTACATAATGACGGCAAGGCCCTGGTGTATGAAGGGGCTTTCGAAGAGTGCCTGAAAATCAATTCAGTATTGCAGGAAATTCAACTAATTACAGAAATTAAAGGATAA
- a CDS encoding Nramp family divalent metal transporter: protein MSSNLKKSLGPGLLMAAAAIGVSHLVQSTRAGAEFGYALIWAVLLANLFKYPFLEFGPRYAIATGRHMIDGYKKLGSWAIWIFILFTTGTMFAIQAAVTVVTASLAAELTGIALSPGVWSAIILAICLLFLFKNSYAVLDGVIKLFIVVLAVSTLIAVCAALFKAEPSTTTDFLAPEIWTVSGVAFLIALMGWMPIPIDASVWHSIWTLERSKQTHYTPTLRESLTDFNIGYLGAALFAVGFLVLGAQVMYGTGQAFAPSAALFSQQLISLYTQTLGEWSYLLITICAFSTMFSTTFTVTDTYPRVCSLLIRSFKSQEKNDSPGNLQYRVLLITISLGSLSFLLFMGDRFRLMIDLATTLSFLTAPILAFINYRLIFHSGLDEKYRPPAWLKLLAICGLLFLTGFAIFYVYWMTGF, encoded by the coding sequence ATGAGTAGTAATTTAAAAAAAAGCCTCGGTCCCGGATTATTAATGGCCGCTGCCGCGATTGGAGTTTCCCATCTTGTGCAATCCACCCGGGCAGGTGCAGAGTTTGGTTATGCTCTCATATGGGCCGTTTTGCTGGCCAACCTGTTTAAATATCCATTTCTGGAATTCGGTCCGCGTTACGCCATTGCCACCGGCCGGCACATGATCGACGGATATAAAAAACTCGGATCGTGGGCGATCTGGATTTTTATTCTCTTTACAACCGGAACCATGTTTGCCATCCAGGCGGCCGTTACCGTAGTTACCGCAAGTTTAGCGGCCGAGCTTACCGGCATAGCGCTCTCGCCCGGAGTCTGGAGCGCAATCATCCTGGCCATCTGCCTGCTCTTTCTTTTTAAAAACAGTTATGCCGTACTCGATGGCGTGATTAAACTCTTTATCGTCGTACTTGCGGTTTCCACACTTATTGCCGTTTGTGCCGCACTTTTCAAAGCGGAACCATCTACAACCACAGATTTTTTGGCTCCGGAAATCTGGACCGTCTCCGGCGTTGCCTTTCTTATTGCTTTGATGGGATGGATGCCGATCCCGATCGACGCCTCCGTCTGGCATTCCATCTGGACACTCGAGCGTTCAAAGCAGACCCATTACACTCCAACACTCCGCGAATCATTAACCGATTTCAATATCGGGTATCTTGGTGCGGCCCTTTTTGCCGTGGGATTCCTGGTACTCGGCGCCCAGGTGATGTACGGTACGGGCCAGGCTTTCGCCCCGAGCGCTGCGCTCTTTTCGCAACAGCTGATTAGCCTGTATACCCAAACTCTCGGTGAGTGGTCCTACCTGCTGATTACCATCTGTGCATTTTCAACGATGTTCAGCACAACCTTCACGGTAACCGACACCTACCCGCGCGTCTGCAGCCTGCTGATCCGCTCATTCAAATCACAAGAAAAAAACGACAGTCCCGGCAATCTGCAATACCGGGTTCTGCTGATCACCATCTCACTCGGATCACTCAGTTTTCTGCTTTTTATGGGAGATAGGTTTCGCCTGATGATCGACCTCGCGACAACGCTCTCCTTCCTGACCGCCCCGATCCTGGCTTTCATAAACTACCGGCTCATCTTCCACTCCGGCCTGGATGAGAAATACCGTCCTCCCGCATGGCTCAAACTTCTGGCGATCTGCGGACTCCTGTTCCTCACAGGATTTGCAATATTTTATGTATACTGGATGACAGGCTTTTAA
- the lptB gene encoding LPS export ABC transporter ATP-binding protein has product MLNLYSENLVKSYRGRVVVDHVSINVKQGEIVGLLGPNGAGKTTTFYMFTGVIRPNKGNVYLNDKKLTKKPMYQRARMGIGYLSQEASVFRNLTVRQNLESILEFHSVPKKEIREKADQLIEEFGLQKVVNSKGISLSGGERRRTEIARALITDPKFILLDEPFAGVDPIAVEDIQEIVADLGKRNIGIFITDHNVHETLAITDRAYLMFEGKILREGTAESLAEDEEAKELYLGRQFKLDRYKK; this is encoded by the coding sequence ATGCTTAATCTTTACAGCGAAAACCTGGTGAAAAGCTATCGCGGCCGGGTAGTGGTAGATCACGTTTCCATCAATGTAAAGCAGGGTGAAATTGTGGGGCTGCTTGGCCCGAATGGAGCGGGTAAGACGACCACATTTTACATGTTTACGGGCGTGATCCGTCCCAACAAAGGAAACGTGTACCTGAACGACAAGAAGCTGACCAAAAAACCGATGTACCAGCGGGCCCGAATGGGAATCGGGTACCTGTCGCAGGAGGCGAGCGTGTTCCGGAATCTTACTGTCCGGCAGAATCTCGAATCGATTCTTGAATTTCACTCGGTGCCCAAAAAAGAGATCCGCGAAAAAGCGGATCAGCTGATTGAGGAGTTTGGGCTGCAGAAAGTGGTGAATAGCAAAGGGATCAGCCTTTCAGGTGGTGAACGCCGCAGAACAGAAATTGCGCGCGCACTAATTACCGATCCGAAATTTATCCTGCTTGATGAACCGTTTGCGGGCGTTGACCCGATTGCTGTGGAAGATATCCAGGAGATTGTGGCGGATCTTGGAAAGCGAAATATTGGCATCTTTATTACCGATCACAACGTTCACGAAACCCTGGCGATCACCGACCGCGCCTACCTGATGTTTGAAGGAAAAATTTTACGTGAAGGAACCGCTGAATCGCTCGCCGAAGATGAAGAGGCAAAAGAACTCTACCTCGGCCGTCAGTTTAAGCTCGACCGGTATAAAAAATAA
- the purS gene encoding phosphoribosylformylglycinamidine synthase subunit PurS: MYKANVNITLRKSILDPKGKAAHHALHNLGLNSVEGVRIGKFIELDIDAESEKEALVIAENACTQLLANEVMEDYEIEITKPVTE, encoded by the coding sequence ATGTATAAAGCAAACGTAAATATTACACTTCGCAAATCCATCCTCGATCCAAAAGGAAAAGCGGCGCACCACGCGCTCCACAACCTGGGGCTTAACAGCGTGGAGGGTGTCCGTATCGGGAAATTTATTGAACTCGATATCGATGCAGAATCCGAAAAAGAGGCCTTAGTAATTGCCGAAAACGCCTGCACACAACTCCTGGCTAATGAAGTGATGGAAGATTACGAGATTGAAATCACAAAACCTGTTACGGAATGA
- the purQ gene encoding phosphoribosylformylglycinamidine synthase subunit PurQ, translating into MSKQIGVIVFPGSNCDHDAYHAMSKVMGATTKFLWHKDTDLSGIDLLIIPGGFSYGDYLRSGAIARFSPIMQSVVEYADAGNPVMGICNGFQILLEANLLPGAMLHNEKLRFVCKNVNIRVEKSGSIFTSKLNKGDVLNIPVSHGEGNYFIDDDGLKELNDAEQILFRYSDADGNLTKESNFNGSVDNIAGILNKNGNVLGMMPHPERAMESVLGNTDGKILFDSIFDELQIA; encoded by the coding sequence GTGTCAAAACAGATCGGCGTAATTGTATTCCCGGGCTCCAACTGCGACCACGACGCCTACCACGCGATGAGCAAAGTGATGGGCGCCACAACCAAATTTTTATGGCATAAAGATACCGACCTCTCGGGAATCGACCTGCTCATTATTCCCGGCGGGTTCTCGTATGGCGATTATCTCCGCTCAGGGGCCATCGCGCGATTTTCCCCCATCATGCAGTCGGTTGTGGAGTATGCGGATGCGGGCAACCCGGTGATGGGAATCTGCAACGGATTCCAGATTCTGCTGGAGGCAAACCTGCTGCCCGGCGCCATGCTGCATAACGAAAAACTGCGGTTTGTGTGCAAAAATGTGAATATCCGCGTAGAAAAGTCGGGGTCGATATTCACCTCAAAGCTGAACAAAGGCGACGTCCTGAATATCCCCGTATCACACGGTGAAGGAAACTATTTTATTGATGATGACGGCCTTAAAGAGCTGAATGACGCTGAACAAATCCTGTTCCGCTATTCTGATGCGGATGGAAACCTCACCAAAGAGTCGAATTTCAACGGTTCGGTTGACAACATCGCCGGAATTTTGAACAAAAACGGCAATGTTCTCGGTATGATGCCCCACCCCGAACGCGCAATGGAATCCGTGCTCGGCAATACGGACGGCAAGATTCTGTTTGATTCCATTTTTGATGAACTACAGATCGCCTGA